In Brassica rapa cultivar Chiifu-401-42 chromosome A06, CAAS_Brap_v3.01, whole genome shotgun sequence, a single window of DNA contains:
- the LOC103873240 gene encoding structural maintenance of chromosomes protein 2-2, whose translation MHIKEICLEGFKSYATRTVVPGFDPHFNAITGLNGSGKSNILDSVCFVLGITNLQQVRAANLQELVYKQGQAGITKATVSVTFDNSEVNRSPLGYEQHSEITVTRQIVVGGRNKYLINGKLAQPSQVQNLFHSVQLNVNNPHFLIMQGRITKVLNMKPPEILSMLEEAAGTRMYENKKEAALKTLEKKQTKVDEINKLLDQEISPALEKLRKEKAQYMQWANGNAELDRLKRFCVAFEYVQAEKVRDSSLHGVEQMKTKITSIDEETEKTLGEISELDKQVQALTRAREASMGGEVKTLSDKVDALSNEVTRELSKLNNMEDTLQGEEKNAEKIVHNIEDLKKSVEERASALKKSDEGAADLKLKFQELSTTLEECEREHQGVLAGKSSGDEEKCLEDQLRDAKISVGTAETELKQLNTKISHCEKELKEKKSQLMSKREEAVAVENELDARKNDVESVKRALDSVPYKEGQMEALEKDRGSELEIGQRLKDIVRDLSAQLANVQFTYRDPVKNFDRSKVKGVVAKLIKVNDRSSMTALEVTAGGKLFNVVVDTEDTGKQLLQKGDLRRRVTIIPLNKIQSHLVPSRVLQAAVRLVGKGNAELALSLVGYSEEIKNAMEFVFGSTFVCKTTDVAKEVAFNRDIRTPTVTLEGDIFQPSGLLTGGSRKGGGELLRQLHDLAEAETKLQVHQKRLYEIEAKINELKPLQKKFTDMKAQLELKMYDLSLFLKRAEQNEHHKLGEAVKKLEEEFEEMRSQIKEKEGRYKSCADTVSTLEKSIKDHDKNREGRLKDLEKNIKSIKARIQASSKDLKGHENERERLVMEQEAVVQEQSSLESQLASLRTQISTMASDVDKQRAKVDAIQKDHDQSLAELKLIHEKMKECDTQISGFVADQEKSLQKVSEMKLEKKKLQNEVTRMEMEQKDCSVKVDKLIEKHAWIITEKTLFGKGGTDYDFESRDAYKAREELERLQTDQSSLEKRVNKKVMAMFEKAEDEYNALMSKKNIIETDKSKIKKVIEELDEKKKETLKVTWVKVNQDFGSIFSTLLPGTMAKLEPPEGGSFLDGLEVRVAFGSVWKQSLSELSGGQRSLLALSLILALLLFKPAPLYILDEVDAALDLSHTQNIGRMIKTHFPHSQFIVVSLKEGMFNNADVLFRTKFVDGVSTVQRTVTKQSK comes from the exons AACAACATTCCGAGATTACTGTGACTCGACAA ATTGTTGTTGGTGGAAGGAATAAGTATTTGATCAATGGGAAGCTTGCTCAACCAAGTCAAGTTCAGAACCTTTTCCACTCGGTGCAACTGAACGTCAATAATCCCCATTTTCTGATTATGCAAGGCCGTATAACCAAGGTTTTGAACATGAAACCTCCGGAGATCTTGTCGATGCTTGAAGAAGCAGCTGGTACGAGGATGTATGAAAACAAGAAGGAGGCTGCATTGAAAACGCTAGAGAAAAAGCAAACCAAGGTCGATGAGATAAATAAACTCCTTGATCAAGAGATATCGCCTGCTTTGGAGAAGCTGAGGAAAGAAAAGGCGCAGTATATGCAGTGGGCTAATGGTAACGCGGAGCTCGATCGGCTAAAGAGGTTCTGTGTCGCTTTTGAATATGTTCAAGCAGAGAAAGTTAGGGACAGCTCTCTTCATGGGGTTGAACAGATGAAGACAAAAATTACAAGTATTGACGAAGAGACGGAGAAGACACTGGGAGAAATATCGGAACTGGATAAACAGGTACAAGCTTTGACTCGGGCAAGGGAAGCCAGCATGGGTGGAGAAGTAAAAACTTTGTCTGACAAAGTGGATGCACTGTCTAATGAAGTGACACGTGAATTATCAAAGCTTAATAATATGGAGGACACCCTTCAGGGCGAAGAAAAGAATGCTGAAAAG ATTGTTCATAATATAGAAGATTTGAAGAAATCTGTAGAAGAGAGAGCTTCTGCTCTGAAGAAGTCCGACGAAGGAGCAGCAGACCTAAAACTGAAATTTCAGGAACTTTCCACCACCTTAGAAGAGTGTGAAAGAGAACACCAG GGTGTTCTAGCTGGTAAGAgtagtggagatgaagaaaaATGCCTTGAAGATCAACTACGTGATGCAAAGATTTCTGTTGGAACAGCTGAAACGGAGTTGAAACAGCTGAATACCAAAATTAGTCACTGTGAAAAGGAGCTAAAAGAGAAAAAGTCCCAATTAATGTCAAAACGAGAAGAAGCTGTTGCAGTGGAAAATGAACTTGATGCGAGGAAAAATGATGTTGAAAGTGTGAAAAGGGCACTTGATTCTGTTCCATATAAAGAGGGTCAGATGGAAGCATTGGAGAAG GATCGAGGATCGGAACTTGAAATTGGGCAAAGGCTGAAAGACATTGTGCGGGATCTTTCAGCTCAATTAGCAAATGTTCAGTTTACGTATCGTGATCCTGTGAAGAACTTTGATCGATCAAAGGTGAAAGGTGTGGTTGCAAAACTGATAAAAGTAAATGATAGGTCCTCAATGACAGCTCTGGAG GTTACTGCTGGTGGAAAGTTATTTAATGTTGTTGTAGACACAGAAGATACTGGAAAACAGCTCCTACAAAAGGGTGATCTACGGAGAAGGGTTACGATTATACCTCTTAACAAAATTCAGTCTCACTTAGTCCCATCTAGAGTGCTGCAAGCCGCTGTCAGATTG GTGGGGAAGGGTAACGCGGAACTGGCACTTTCTTTAGTTGGTTATAGCGAAGAAATAAAG AATGCCATGGAATTTGTATTCGGATCCACATTTGTTTGCAAAACTACTGATGTGGCAAAGGAA GTTGCTTTTAACAGGGACATTCGGACTCCAACTGTGACACTTGAAGGTGATATATTTCAGCCAAGTGGTCTTCTTACTGGTGGAAGTCGCAA GGGTGGAGGTGAGCTGCTAAGGCAACTTCATGATCTGGCAGAGGCTGAAACAAAACTTCAAGTACACCAGAAAAGGTTGTACGAAATTGAAGCAAAG ATCAATGAGCTTAAGCCTCTTCAAAAGAAGTTCACAGACATGAAAGCACAACTGGAGCTGAAAATGTATGACCTATCCTTATTTCTAAAAAGGGCTGAACAGAACGAGCACCACAAG CTTGGTGAAGCGGTGAAGAAACTTGAAGAAGAGTTTGAAGAAATGAGATCCCAGATCAAAGAGAAGGAAGGTCGTTACAAGAGTTGTGCTGATACTGTCTCCACGCTAGAGAAATCAATCAAAGATCATGATAAGAACAGAGAGGGAAGACTCAAGGACTTGGAAAAGAATATTAAAAGTATCAAAGCTCGTATTCAGGCATCGTCAAAAGATCTAAAG GGTCATGAAAATGAAAGAGAGAGGCTTGTGATGGAGCAAGAAGCAGTGGTGCAGGAACAGTCATCTTTAGAGAGCCAGCTAGCTTCATTGAGGACGCAAATTAGCACTATGGCTTCCGATGTGGATAAGCAACGAGCCAAG GTGGATGCCATACAGAAGGATCATGATCAGTCTCTTGCTGAGCTCAAGTTAATACACGAAAAGATGAAGGAATGTGATACGCAGATAAGTGGTTTTGTTGCAGACCAGGAAAAAAGTCTGCAGAAGGTTAGCGAAATGAAGCTTGAGAAAAAGAAGTTGCAAAATGAG GTAACGAGGATGGAAATGGAACAGAAAGATTGTTCTGTGAAGGTAGACAAACTTATTGAGAAGCATGCATGGATAATAACCGAGAAAACGCTTTTCGGAAAAGGAGGGACGGACTATGATTTTGAATCTCGTGATGCTTATAAAGCAAGAGAAGAGCTTGAAAGGCTCCAGACAGATCAATCAAG TCTGGAGAAAAGAGTGAACAAGAAGGTCATGGCTATGTTTGAGAAAGCAGAAGATGAGTACAATGCTCTTATGTCCAAGAAAAATATAATCGAG ACTGACAAATCCAAAATCAAGAAAGTGATCGAGGAGCTTGATgagaagaaaaaggaaacactGAAAGTTACCTGGGTTAAAGTTAATCA GGATTTTGGTTCCATCTTTTCAACTTTACTACCTGGCACCATGGCAAAACTAGAACCTCCAGAAGGAGGTAGTTTCCTCGATGGTCTTGAGGTCCGTGTTGCTTTTGGAAGTGTGTGGAAACAGTCTCTATCCGAACTAAGTGGAGGGCAAAGATCTCTTCTTGCACTTTCTTTAATCCTGGCATTGCTTCTCTTCAAGCCAGCTCCTCTTTATATCTTAGACGAG GTTGATGCAGCTCTCGATCTTAGCCACACGCAGAACATAGGAAGAATGATCAAAACTCATTTCCCACATTCACAG TTCATCGTGGTTTCACTGAAAGAAGGAATGTTCAACAACGCTGATGTTCTCTTCCGAACAAAATTCGTGGATGGTGTTTCAACGGTCCAGAGGACAGTAACAAAACAGAGCAAATAA
- the LOC103873241 gene encoding chlorophyll a-b binding protein 4, chloroplastic, with product MATVTTQASASIFRPCTSKPRFLTGSSGRLNRDLSFKSIGSSSSKTASFKVEAKKGEWLPGLASPGYLNGSLAGDNGFDPLGLAEDPENLKWFIQAELVNGRWAMLGVAGMLLPEVFTKIGIINVPEWYDAGKEQYFASSSTLFVIEFILFHYVEIRRWQDIKNPGSVNQDPIFKQYSLPPNEVGYPGGIFNPLNFAPTLEAKEKELANGRLAMLAFLGFVIQHNVTGKGPFENLLQHLSDPWHNTIVQTFS from the exons ATGGCCACTGTCACTACTCAAGCCTCGGCCTCGATATTCAGACCATGCACTTCAAAGCCAAGATTCCTCACCGGTTCTTCCGGTAGGTTGAACCGAGATTTGTCGTTTAAGTCAATCGGCTCATCATCCTCAAAGACGGCCTCGTTCAAGGTTGAAGCTAAGAAAGGAGAATGGTTGCCCGGTTTGGCATCTCCTGGTTACCTCAACGGCAG TCTTGCCGGGGACAATGGGTTTGACCCATTGGGACTTGCAGAGGATCCAGAGAACTTGAAGTGGTTCATCCAGGCAGAGCTTGTCAACGGACGGTGGGCCATGCTTGGCGTCGCAGGGATGCTTTTGCCGGAAGTTTTCACCAAGATCG GAATCATCAACGTTCCTGAGTGGTATGATGCTGGAAAAGAGCAGTATTTTGCATCATCGTCGACATTGTTCGTGATCGAATTCATATTGTTTCATTACGTTGAGATCAGACGATGGCAAGACATTAAGAACCCAGGAAGTGTGAACCAAGACCCTATCTTCAAGCAATACAGCTTGCCTCCAAATGAAGTTGGTTACCCTGGAGGAATCTTTAACCCGCTTAACTTCGCTCCTACGCTCGAGGCCAAGGAGAAAGAGCTTGCAAACG GGAGGTTGGCTATGTTGGCATTCTTAGGGTTCGTGATTCAACACAATGTGACTGGAAAGGGACCATTTGAGAACCTCTTGCAGCACCTGTCTGACCCATGGCACAACACCATTGTCCAAACCTTCAGCTGA